From the genome of Arcobacter sp. F2176, one region includes:
- the murD gene encoding UDP-N-acetylmuramoyl-L-alanine--D-glutamate ligase translates to MIRVLGKGLTAKAIEEAFDDVKLYDDSDFETYDKSSNDITVVSPGIMPSNHMVKNSKNIISEYDLFADDMPFSIWISGTNGKTTTTEMTQHLLEKKGSVCGGNIGTPLAKLNKDANIWILETSSFTNYYTNKAKANIYILLPVSEDHITWHGSFDEYKKAKLKPLDFMLESEIAIIPEEFKNYKTDACVITYKNSDCLCKEFGIEKEKIKFKEPFLLDSIMALISSKILFDELDYELINSFVVGKHKVEEFFDKKNRLWIDDSKATNVDATINALKPYKDKKINLILGGDDKGANLKPLFEEMKNYDITIFAIGSNDEKIFQLANKFEIEVFALRYLAKAVEKIDELFCENSIGMLSPAAASLDQFTSYKHRGEEFKNLVGTLS, encoded by the coding sequence ATGATTAGAGTTTTAGGTAAAGGACTTACTGCAAAAGCTATAGAAGAAGCTTTTGATGATGTTAAATTATATGATGATAGTGATTTTGAAACTTATGATAAATCTTCAAATGATATTACTGTTGTAAGTCCTGGCATAATGCCTTCTAATCATATGGTTAAGAATTCTAAGAACATTATAAGTGAATATGATTTATTTGCAGATGATATGCCTTTTAGTATTTGGATTTCTGGAACAAATGGTAAAACAACTACAACTGAAATGACTCAACATCTATTAGAAAAAAAAGGTAGTGTTTGTGGTGGAAATATTGGAACACCCTTGGCTAAGCTAAATAAAGATGCAAATATTTGGATATTGGAAACTTCATCTTTTACAAATTATTATACTAACAAAGCAAAAGCAAATATATATATACTTCTTCCTGTAAGTGAAGATCATATTACTTGGCATGGAAGTTTTGATGAGTACAAAAAAGCCAAATTAAAACCCTTGGATTTTATGTTAGAAAGTGAAATTGCAATTATTCCAGAAGAATTTAAAAATTACAAAACTGATGCTTGTGTGATTACTTATAAAAATAGTGATTGTTTATGTAAAGAGTTTGGAATAGAAAAAGAAAAAATAAAATTCAAAGAACCATTTCTTTTAGATTCAATCATGGCATTAATAAGTAGCAAAATACTTTTTGATGAATTGGATTATGAACTTATAAATTCTTTTGTTGTTGGAAAACATAAAGTTGAAGAATTTTTCGATAAAAAAAATAGATTATGGATAGATGATAGTAAAGCTACAAATGTTGATGCAACAATAAATGCATTAAAGCCATATAAAGATAAAAAAATAAATCTTATCTTAGGTGGTGATGATAAAGGTGCAAATTTAAAACCTTTATTTGAAGAAATGAAAAATTATGATATTACAATTTTTGCAATTGGTTCAAATGATGAAAAAATATTTCAATTAGCAAATAAATTTGAGATTGAAGTTTTTGCATTGAGATATTTAGCCAAAGCAGTTGAAAAAATTGATGAATTATTCTGTGAAAATAGTATAGGAATGCTTTCGCCAGCAGCCGCTTCTTTGGACCAATTTACCTCATATAAGCATAGGGGAGAAGAATTTAAAAATCTTGTAGGTACTTTAAGCTAG
- the mraY gene encoding phospho-N-acetylmuramoyl-pentapeptide-transferase encodes MFYWFYRHLDINIFQYISVRAGMAFLIAFLLTMYLMPRFIKWAKNKKANQPIYEYAPESHQIKCGTPTMGGVVFVFSTLIATLLTVKLNNFYVVGGLLTLVLFCLIGMQDDLSKIFKQKNSAGLSARAKLILQFICAFLVSATLYYYAHTTELYIPFYKLPLFDMGIYSIVFWMLVIVSTSNAVNLTDGLDGLATVPSIISFFTLSIIVYISGHAIFSAYLLVPNIKLAGELAILGSSIIGALIAFLWFNSHPAEVFMGDSGSLPLGGFMGYMAIVGKSEILLLFIGLIFVVETVSVILQVGSFKLRKKRVFLMAPIHHHFEHKGWKENKIIVRFWIIAFMANLFALLSFKIR; translated from the coding sequence TTGTTTTACTGGTTCTATAGACATCTTGATATTAATATCTTTCAATATATTTCAGTTCGTGCGGGAATGGCCTTTTTAATTGCATTTTTGTTAACTATGTATTTAATGCCAAGATTTATTAAATGGGCAAAAAATAAAAAGGCTAATCAGCCTATATATGAGTATGCACCTGAATCTCATCAAATAAAATGTGGGACTCCTACTATGGGTGGAGTTGTATTTGTTTTTTCAACTTTAATTGCTACTTTATTAACAGTGAAACTTAATAACTTTTATGTTGTAGGTGGACTTTTGACACTTGTATTATTTTGTTTAATTGGAATGCAAGATGATTTATCAAAAATTTTCAAACAAAAAAACTCAGCAGGACTTAGTGCTAGGGCTAAACTTATATTGCAGTTTATTTGTGCTTTTTTAGTATCAGCTACACTTTACTATTATGCTCATACTACAGAACTATATATTCCTTTTTATAAGTTACCTCTTTTTGATATGGGAATTTATTCAATAGTTTTTTGGATGTTAGTAATTGTTTCCACCTCTAATGCTGTAAATTTGACTGATGGACTTGATGGATTAGCAACTGTCCCTTCAATTATTTCATTTTTTACTTTATCAATCATAGTATATATTTCTGGACATGCAATTTTTAGTGCATATTTACTTGTACCAAATATAAAATTAGCAGGAGAATTAGCAATATTAGGCTCTTCTATAATAGGAGCATTGATCGCTTTTCTTTGGTTCAACTCTCATCCTGCTGAAGTATTTATGGGAGATAGTGGTTCTTTACCTTTAGGTGGTTTTATGGGATATATGGCAATTGTAGGGAAAAGTGAAATATTACTTTTGTTTATTGGCCTTATTTTTGTAGTAGAAACAGTATCTGTAATATTACAAGTTGGTTCATTTAAATTAAGAAAAAAAAGAGTTTTTTTAATGGCTCCTATTCATCATCACTTTGAGCATAAAGGATGGAAAGAGAATAAGATAATAGTAAGATTTTGGATTATAGCTTTTATGGCAAATCTTTTTGCACTATTAAGTTTTAAAATTAGATAA